ACTTCTGGTTTACGGTTTGGCAGCGCAGCTGAAACGACTAGAGGGCTAACACAAGAGGATTTTGAGCAGCTAGGTCAAATGATAAGTAAGGTACTGAAAAGTTGCGGTAATGATGGAGTTGAGGAAGAAGTCAGTAAAGAAGTTCAAGATATTTGCAGACAATATTCTATTTATTCATAGAATTGTTTTTCCCCTACACAAGGAACTATGTAATATTAAGATATTAATTGATTAAATAAAATCCGCTCATTATAGGAGATATCTGCAAATCAATATCAATAAGTGATACTCCATTCTTTTTCATTGCCTTATAAAGCTTGTTTTGTTTAAAGTTACTGAGATTAAAATCTTTATTTAACTTTTCTTTTTCTAGATATTTATGTGCTTCATCGATAAAATTTTCTAAAAATTCTTTACATGTTGTGCTACTCTTAATAGAAGATATATCTTCTTTTTGATATGAGCAATTCACGTTAGAAACCTTCATGTGAGCTATTGTATCGACATGAACATTACTAACAGCGCAACTGTCGCGATTTTGTTCATCATCATGTTCAAGCATAGCTATAATTCTTAAGGCAGACGATTCGGTATGCTCTAACTTTATTGCTAACTGAGCCTCCCTTGGGATTACAAAATCATTTTTCCTATTTACAACTAAAACAGGAGCTTTGCTTTGTGTTATAGTTTCACCTGCATCATAATTTAAACTACATAGTTTAAACCACAAATCCAGTAACCTTGGATGTTTTTGGAAAAACTGTCCAAAAGGGGATTTTAGATATTTAACTGTTTCTTTTAATTGACAAAAAGAGTTGCTATTTACTAAAGTAAGATAGATTTGTTCTTCTTCAAATTTTTTTAAGACTTCCGTTGCAATTCCATCACCTAATGAATTTCCCATAAGAATAATATCATTTGGATGTACGCCTTGTTCTAACAAGTCCATAACTAATTTTACCCCTGCTATTATTGGATCTTTGCTTCTTGTCATAAATTTTGCTATATGCGTCAAAAGATGCTCATCCATACAGAAAAAATTTATAATATCATTAACATCTTTTTTAATATCGCTTTCATTTTCTGTTTTACCTGTCAAACACATTTTCATACGCTTAATTTCCTTATGACTAAGAGTTGCACTTAATTTATCAGAATAGTTTTTGGTAAGAATGGTCTTTACGATGAGATTTGAGTTGATATACGTCGCAATGATCAAAAAAATAATAAGTGATGGGATAAACACTGCTATTTTAAACGAGATTGGTTTTTTACATAAAAAAACTAACCCTATTGCAGAGATAGCTGCAAAAGCTGCTAAGTTTTTTAATATTTGCTTCCCTAAAATAATATTTTTATTCGTGCATCTTGGATTTACAATTTCCCTGAAATGAGGGTAATCAAACAAATGCACTGTGATTTCCTTAGGAAACAGTTCGGCAATGTGATTATATTCACTATGATATTTTATAGACTCTGAAAGACCAAAAAAGTAAACTAGATGTTTTTTTTGACCACTATTGTTGATAGTTTTTTTTGCAATTTTCACTAAAATGTTTAAAAATGAATAAACCTATTATAGTATAAAATTAAGAAATAGTCAAAATTTACTTAATTTAACATTTATAAGAATTAACAGCGTCAGTCCCTTTCTGTGGCTTACAAGAATCAGTTATGAAATTACCGTTAGGAACATCATCAATATCAATAAGTGATACTCCATTCTTTTTCATTTTTTGATAAAGCTTGCTTTGTTTAAAGTTATTGAGATTAAAATCTTTATTTAACTCTTTTAGATGTTTATGTGCTGCGTCAATGAAATCCCATAACAATTCCTTATAAGATTTATATTCATTATTTTTGAGTCTTTTAGAACCTAGGTAATCTGTATTACTAATACCCATTTCAAATTCATCTGTGTTATGAATATCGTAGCAATGACTATACCTCTTATCTTTATGCTCTAAGGTAACTAACACTTTTAAATTATCTGTAGAATCCTTATTATTAACTTGGCTTTTTAGCCCATGTATAGACTGAACTTTTTTCGGTATCACTTTATCCCCTATTTTATTTACAATCAAAACAGGAGCTTTTGTTGATTTTATTATTTCATTTGGCTTATAATTAAAACCAAACCACTTTCCCAATATAGCAACAAAGCGTCCATATAGGCATGATATCGCTTTTTGTACTGAACTGTAAGAATTGCTATGTACCATGGTAAAATGAATGTTTGCCTTTTCAAATTTCTGTAGAACCTCTGCAGCAATTCCACCGCCTAGTGAATTCCCCATAAGTATAATATCATCTGGACGTACACCCTTTTCCAATAAATCTATAACCTTTGCCATCCCTGCTTTAACTGGATCTTTGCCTCTTGTAGCAAATTTAAGCAGTGGTACAGTGTAAGGATAAAAGATCACAATAGCAGCTGTAATTATAGCTGGTATGAGAAATGTTATAAAAATTGGTACCTTTAATGAAATAGGCATTTTCGATGCAATGATAGAATACCCTATAAAACCTAGTGCCGAGGCAACAATTGTAGTAATTAGTGCCCTCTTTAATTTAAATTTTATATTATGAAAGTGTTCAGGGTAATCATTTTCTGAATAATGATAATTAAACATGTGGATACCAATACTCTGGCCTTCCCAATCCTCCCAACGCTGCTGTTCAGATTCATCATCTCTTATACAATCATTTAATCCAAAAAAGTAAACTAGATGTTTTTTATCTTTCTTACCATCTTGGTTTTGGCTAGTAATTGTTTTTGTGATGATTTTCATAGATTTTGCCCCCTACTAATTAATATTAATATAGAATTAGTTAAAAATCAAAAAATCATCCATATTTATTTTTATTTCGTTTTGCAAGCAAGCAGCAAGAGCTGTATTGATCATTAAAAAGGCTATTGTCATTGGTCCCACTCCTCCCGGTACTGGGGTTATAGCTCTGCTTATCTCCTTTACTTTGAGAAAATCCACATCACCAACAAATCTATTTTCTTCAGGTATAAAGTTCATACCAACATCTATAACAATTGCATCATGTTTAACCCAGTCTTGCTTTACCAAACCAGGTTTGCCAACCGCAGAAACTACTATATCAGCCTGAGCGCAGTGCATAGCCAAATTCTCACTACGTGAGTGCAAAATACTAACCGTACAGTTTTCCCTAAGTAATAGATGAAACATTGGCTTGCCAACAATATTTGATCTGCCAATTACAACTGCATTCTTACCAGAGAGATCTTTTTCAACTGATTTGATTAAATGCATACATCCTTGAGGAGTGCAAGGGATTAAGCAATCTTTTTGTCCAGTAACCAATTTACCAACATTTTCGTTATGAAAACCATCAACATCTTTTTTAGGATCTATAGTATTAATAATAAGATTTGAATCGATATGATCTGGAACCGGTAATTGCACCAAAATACCACTAACTTTCTCATCACAATTTAACTCTTTTATTTTGTCAATTAACTTCTCCTCTGATGTCGAATTAGGCAGAAATATAGTTTCAGATTCAATTCCTATAAACTCTGCTCTTTTTTGTTTGTTACGAACATACAAATGACTAGCCGAATCATCACCAACTAATATCACTTTTAGGCAAGGGTATATGTTATAATCTGCTTTGAGTTGCTTAATTTTTACAGCTAATTTTGCACACAAATTACTCGCAATTGACTTACCATCTATAATCTCACTTACCACTTTAGCTTATAACCCCTGCCATTCGTTACACAATGAATGCTTAATATCAAATAAATCGAGTATCTTTCCAACTGAATGATTAACTATATCATCAATTGACTTAGGAATAGTATAAAATGCTGGTACAGGAGGAGCAATTATAGCTCCCATCTCTGTTAAAGATACCATATTACGCAAATGACCTAGATGCAGTGGAGATTCACGAATCATCAGAACCAACTTACGTTTTTCTTTGATTGCAACATCTGCAGCTCGAGATAATAAATTAGAAGTAATACAAGATGCAATTTCAGACATAGTATTGACAGAACATGGAGCTATAACCATTCCTATTGTTTTAAAAGAACCACTGGCAATCTTTGCCCCCACTTCATCTATAGAATAGGTCTTACTAGCTAATGAAGTTAAATCTTCAAATCTCAAAGGTGTTTCATGAGCTAAAGTTAACTTTGCTGAGTTACTCACCACTAAGTGAGTTTCATAATCAGTTTCTTTTAATACCTCTAAAAAGCGTATACCATAAATTATTCCTGATGCACCGCTTATACCAATTACAATCCTTTTATTCACAATGATCTTTCATTCCAAGAGCACGTTGATAGGTATCAAGTAGCATTTCCTGCTCTTCTCTATCATCATTTTCCATCTTTCTCAGCTTTATAACTTCCTTCATAATTTTTGGATCAAATCCTTTATCTGCTGCTTCAGCATACACATCACGAATATGATCTTGCATTTCTTTTTTTTCTAACTCAAGTTTCTCTATCCTTTCTATATATGATTTAAGCTCCTCAGGAACTACATTAATTGTATCTGTTATTTCCATTTAATACCCTTTAAATTACTCAGAACTACTATTAGTAGTATCATTTTTAATACAAACTTCAATAGTAGTAATAATATTTTTCTCCTTCCTTAGGATTTTAAAAATAAAACCATGCATGTCAAACTCTTCTCCTTCTTCAGGTATACGTTCTATATCATTAATTATTATTCCTGCAAGAGTTGATGCATCTTCTTCAGGTAAGTTCCAACGCAGCTGTCTATTGATATCTCTCACAGATACTTCCCCACCTACATGATAAACTATATCTGATACTTTTTTTATTAAACTGTCTGTTACCACATCATGCTCATCAGATATATCACCAACTATCTCTTCCAGTATATCCTCAAGTGTTACTATCCCTTGCAAAGAACCATACTCATCAATTACAAGAGCAAGATGCCTTTTATTTTTACGAAAACTATGAAGTTGAGTACTAAGAGGAGTAGTATCCGGTACAAACCAAGGTTTGAGCATTATTTTTGTAATATCAATCTTTTCAATATTATTGTTCTCCTTACGCAAAGAATTAATTAAATCTTTTACATGCAAAATGCCAACTATATTATCAGGATTATCTTTCCATAAAGGTATCCTGCTGTGACTACTTGCTAACATTTCCTTTATTAATTGTTCTTTATCTTGGTCTACATTTAGTGCAAACAGATTTTTTCTATGTATCATTATTTGAGATATATCAGTTTCCGCTAAATCTAATATACTATTTAGCATATCTATATCCTCCTTAAGCATAGTTCCTTTACTATCATGCCAAAATATTATATTGCGTATTGCATCAGCTGCAGAGATAACTTCTTTATTCTTATCTAGTCTAAGCAACTTTAGAATACAATTTACAATAAATTGAACAGCTATTGCAAAAGGAGACAGAGTTTTGATGAGGAAGTTGATAGTGTAAGATGAAAGTAAAGCAACTCTCTCGGGATTTTGTATGGCGTAAGTTTTTGGTAATACTTCGCAAAACAAAAGTATGCATACAGTAATAAAAGCTGTTGATAATAAAATACCCTCATTACCAAAAAATCTCATAAAAATTGCAGTAGAAAGTGCAGAGGAAGAGATATTGACAACAGTATTTCCCAGCAGTATCGTGCCTAAAACTATTTTTTTTCTATTTAGCAAATGTTCTATTATTTTAGCTTTTTTATTGCCATCTAATTTTAACTTATAAATACGGGACTGGCTAACTGAAATCAGTCCTGTTTCTGCACCGGAGAGAAAGCAAGATGCAAATAGCAAAAAAAACACCCCTACTGAAGAATAAACTAATAACCAATCCATTAAATGTACTTAACTTTTAACAACTAATATATTCACTAAAAATTGCATTTCAAGTTCAAGTTTTGACTTGTTTTATATTAATTGCTACTATGCATAACGATTAAAATGATTAATTTATGCACCCTATACTATATTTAGTTAATATGCTACTTGATATCTACAGTTTTATTTTAT
This sequence is a window from Candidatus Mesenet endosymbiont of Phosphuga atrata. Protein-coding genes within it:
- the folD gene encoding bifunctional methylenetetrahydrofolate dehydrogenase/methenyltetrahydrofolate cyclohydrolase FolD is translated as MVSEIIDGKSIASNLCAKLAVKIKQLKADYNIYPCLKVILVGDDSASHLYVRNKQKRAEFIGIESETIFLPNSTSEEKLIDKIKELNCDEKVSGILVQLPVPDHIDSNLIINTIDPKKDVDGFHNENVGKLVTGQKDCLIPCTPQGCMHLIKSVEKDLSGKNAVVIGRSNIVGKPMFHLLLRENCTVSILHSRSENLAMHCAQADIVVSAVGKPGLVKQDWVKHDAIVIDVGMNFIPEENRFVGDVDFLKVKEISRAITPVPGGVGPMTIAFLMINTALAACLQNEIKINMDDFLIFN
- a CDS encoding UbiX family flavin prenyltransferase, whose protein sequence is MNKRIVIGISGASGIIYGIRFLEVLKETDYETHLVVSNSAKLTLAHETPLRFEDLTSLASKTYSIDEVGAKIASGSFKTIGMVIAPCSVNTMSEIASCITSNLLSRAADVAIKEKRKLVLMIRESPLHLGHLRNMVSLTEMGAIIAPPVPAFYTIPKSIDDIVNHSVGKILDLFDIKHSLCNEWQGL
- a CDS encoding DUF2312 domain-containing protein — translated: MEITDTINVVPEELKSYIERIEKLELEKKEMQDHIRDVYAEAADKGFDPKIMKEVIKLRKMENDDREEQEMLLDTYQRALGMKDHCE
- a CDS encoding HlyC/CorC family transporter, producing MDWLLVYSSVGVFFLLFASCFLSGAETGLISVSQSRIYKLKLDGNKKAKIIEHLLNRKKIVLGTILLGNTVVNISSSALSTAIFMRFFGNEGILLSTAFITVCILLFCEVLPKTYAIQNPERVALLSSYTINFLIKTLSPFAIAVQFIVNCILKLLRLDKNKEVISAADAIRNIIFWHDSKGTMLKEDIDMLNSILDLAETDISQIMIHRKNLFALNVDQDKEQLIKEMLASSHSRIPLWKDNPDNIVGILHVKDLINSLRKENNNIEKIDITKIMLKPWFVPDTTPLSTQLHSFRKNKRHLALVIDEYGSLQGIVTLEDILEEIVGDISDEHDVVTDSLIKKVSDIVYHVGGEVSVRDINRQLRWNLPEEDASTLAGIIINDIERIPEEGEEFDMHGFIFKILRKEKNIITTIEVCIKNDTTNSSSE